In Gammaproteobacteria bacterium, a single window of DNA contains:
- a CDS encoding methylamine utilization protein MauE, with protein sequence MIGFLVSTGSALFLAWVMVIAGARKLCAPLNHAAHIDAYELLPDASGRLLVVPLALAEIAAGCALVIGSTRDAGAALSLLLLLIYSAAIAINLWRGRVDIDCGCGVGVRLSAWLLLRNAILMFCAAVVCCIPAGDGERPIWPAVLVSILLALSYNTGEFLLRRDELLRDD encoded by the coding sequence ATGATCGGTTTCCTCGTCTCCACCGGCAGCGCCCTGTTTCTTGCCTGGGTGATGGTTATCGCGGGAGCGCGCAAACTTTGCGCTCCGCTTAATCATGCCGCGCATATCGATGCCTATGAACTGCTGCCCGATGCGAGCGGCAGGCTGCTGGTGGTTCCGCTCGCGCTTGCCGAGATTGCCGCGGGTTGCGCACTGGTGATCGGGAGCACCCGGGATGCCGGTGCGGCGCTTTCGCTGTTGTTGTTGCTGATCTACAGTGCGGCGATCGCGATCAACCTGTGGCGCGGGCGGGTCGATATCGACTGCGGCTGCGGCGTCGGGGTGCGGCTCAGCGCCTGGTTGCTGCTGCGCAACGCGATACTCATGTTTTGTGCGGCGGTTGTCTGCTGCATTCCCGCTGGTGATGGGGAACGGCCAATCTGGCCGGCGGTGCTGGTCTCGATCCTGCTGGCGCTGTCATACAATACGGGCGAGTTCCTGCTGCGGCGCGATGAGTTGCTGCGCGATGACTGA
- a CDS encoding enoyl-CoA hydratase/isomerase family protein encodes MAELSFVIENGVGVITLDRPETLNVFSNPMIEELGELYRRCDSDAEIRVVVLTGTGKAFSAGADLSQGDVFAAAGEMEITSCPLSMQAWEVRKPVIAACNGHALGIGLGIAMQCDMRVFALEAKYGFLQNRRGVVADFAIEYLLPRLIGFERAFEMIVRGVRIDGAQALRWQLAGRAVAADEVLATAMEIATDMVANCSPLVMGMHKRLLWRGLDSLRDEFVALETRALVHSVRQADALEGGMAYVERRAPRWQAFEEANWPGFL; translated from the coding sequence ATGGCCGAATTGAGTTTTGTGATCGAGAACGGTGTCGGAGTCATCACCCTGGATCGGCCCGAGACGCTCAACGTGTTCTCGAACCCGATGATCGAGGAACTCGGCGAGCTCTACCGGCGTTGTGATTCCGATGCCGAGATCAGGGTCGTGGTGCTTACCGGCACGGGAAAGGCGTTTTCCGCCGGTGCCGATCTTTCGCAGGGCGACGTATTCGCTGCGGCGGGCGAGATGGAAATCACGTCCTGCCCGCTGTCGATGCAGGCCTGGGAGGTGCGCAAGCCGGTGATTGCGGCATGCAATGGGCATGCGCTCGGTATCGGCCTGGGCATCGCGATGCAATGCGATATGCGGGTGTTCGCACTCGAGGCGAAGTACGGATTCCTCCAGAACCGCCGCGGTGTGGTTGCCGATTTCGCCATCGAATACCTGCTGCCCCGACTGATCGGCTTCGAGCGTGCGTTCGAAATGATCGTTCGCGGTGTCCGCATCGATGGCGCACAGGCCCTGCGCTGGCAACTGGCGGGGCGCGCCGTGGCTGCCGACGAGGTGCTGGCAACGGCGATGGAAATCGCCACCGACATGGTGGCGAACTGTTCGCCGCTGGTCATGGGCATGCACAAGCGCCTGCTCTGGCGCGGGCTCGATTCGCTGCGGGACGAATTCGTCGCGCTGGAAACACGGGCGTTGGTTCACAGCGTGCGTCAGGCCGATGCACTGGAAGGCGGAATGGCTTATGTCGAGCGGCGTGCTCCGCGCTGGCAGGCTTTCGAGGAGGCGAACTGGCCCGGATTTCTCTGA
- a CDS encoding PaaI family thioesterase: protein MTEEVQIDPFSAEEITPAISAEWEAKRRVASALRELNDLLVSSTPATADLHALAAALEANVTSLATQPRILGRAAFVKDGNHGNFRQLAHELNPLSGISNPLAPPLNIWFENNLAHGRVTTGWAYEGPPESLHGGYVAAIFDQFMGMAQALGGKPGMTGTLSIRYLQRTPLNTVLALKGWVEKVEGRKTWVRAEMRANDTLTASCDGVFVQPLGGMGLAPHTDAKAGR from the coding sequence GTGACCGAAGAAGTACAGATCGATCCATTCTCGGCGGAAGAAATCACGCCGGCGATCAGTGCGGAATGGGAAGCCAAGCGCCGTGTCGCAAGCGCGTTGCGCGAACTCAACGATCTGCTGGTCAGCAGCACGCCTGCCACAGCCGATCTTCACGCGCTTGCCGCCGCGCTGGAAGCCAACGTGACTTCGCTGGCCACGCAGCCGCGCATACTCGGGCGCGCGGCGTTCGTGAAGGATGGCAATCACGGCAATTTCAGACAACTTGCGCACGAGCTGAATCCACTGTCCGGGATCAGCAATCCCTTGGCACCGCCGCTGAACATCTGGTTTGAAAACAATCTCGCCCACGGCAGGGTCACGACCGGCTGGGCCTACGAAGGACCACCCGAGAGCCTGCACGGCGGCTATGTGGCGGCCATCTTCGACCAGTTCATGGGTATGGCGCAGGCACTCGGCGGGAAACCGGGCATGACTGGCACGCTGAGCATTCGTTACCTGCAACGCACGCCGCTCAATACCGTGCTCGCGCTGAAAGGCTGGGTGGAAAAAGTCGAGGGCCGCAAAACCTGGGTTCGCGCCGAAATGCGTGCCAACGACACCCTGACCGCAAGCTGTGACGGAGTGTTCGTTCAACCGCTTGGCGGAATGGGTCTGGCGCCACACACCGACGCCAAAGCCGGCCGGTGA
- the glk gene encoding glucokinase has protein sequence MPASVPRLVADIGGTNARFALADSDGALHDMRSLGTHQHATLLDAARSYLAQCTGKPRHACFAVAGPVHGDRVSLTNHPWSFSVSDTRAALGLDDLRVINDFEAIAIALPSLAPAGLRQLGGGSPVAGRPKAVLGPGTGLGVAQLIETRAGFEPIATEGGHASIGPSDATELRLLGALLRSGEGVYREALLSGPGLERIYRIICEESGADNPGLRAAEIQARAVDGSNALCTAALEQFCAFLGTAAGDQALCCGAEGGVYIAGGIVPRFGPFLESSRFRQRFEEKGPRSDYMRRIPVFLIETANPGLIGAARAALPPKMETQS, from the coding sequence ATGCCCGCTTCAGTCCCGCGGCTGGTTGCCGATATCGGTGGCACCAATGCCCGCTTCGCCCTGGCCGATTCCGACGGCGCATTGCACGACATGCGTAGCCTCGGCACCCACCAGCACGCAACGCTGCTCGATGCAGCGCGCAGCTATCTCGCCCAATGCACCGGAAAACCGCGCCACGCGTGCTTCGCAGTTGCCGGTCCGGTGCACGGCGACCGCGTGTCGCTGACCAATCACCCCTGGTCGTTCTCGGTCAGCGATACGCGCGCGGCGCTCGGCCTCGACGATCTGCGAGTGATAAACGACTTCGAGGCGATCGCGATCGCGCTTCCCTCACTTGCTCCCGCCGGGTTGCGGCAACTCGGCGGCGGCTCGCCGGTCGCGGGGCGTCCCAAAGCGGTGCTGGGGCCGGGAACCGGTCTCGGCGTCGCGCAACTGATCGAGACCCGCGCCGGCTTCGAGCCGATCGCAACCGAAGGCGGGCATGCCTCGATCGGACCATCCGATGCGACGGAATTGCGCCTGCTTGGCGCGCTGTTGCGCTCCGGCGAGGGCGTGTACCGCGAAGCGCTGCTGTCGGGCCCGGGACTCGAACGGATCTACCGTATAATCTGCGAAGAGAGCGGCGCCGATAACCCCGGCTTGCGCGCCGCCGAGATCCAGGCACGCGCCGTCGACGGATCGAATGCGCTGTGCACCGCCGCACTGGAACAGTTTTGTGCCTTCCTGGGCACTGCCGCAGGTGATCAGGCCTTGTGTTGCGGCGCCGAGGGAGGGGTTTATATCGCGGGCGGCATCGTGCCGCGTTTCGGCCCCTTCCTGGAATCGAGCCGCTTCCGCCAGCGCTTCGAGGAAAAGGGTCCAAGGAGTGATTACATGCGGCGAATCCCGGTTTTCCTGATTGAAACAGCCAACCCCGGGCTGATCGGTGCTGCCCGTGCCGCGTTGCCCCCGAAGATGGAGACACAGTCGTGA
- a CDS encoding nitroreductase family deazaflavin-dependent oxidoreductase has product MGRTTRTVKPIPEKYNGLIHGAMRVLTRLNVFVYRASNGRLMNRFPDGTPICLVTMTGRRSGRKRIVPLIHVPDGEQVILIASQGGMSTNPSWYYNIAANPELGITARGITRRMIARQASAEEKARVWPIAVGVYPGFNDYQARTRRNIPVFICSPAN; this is encoded by the coding sequence ATGGGCAGAACCACCAGAACAGTCAAACCGATACCCGAGAAGTACAACGGGCTCATCCATGGCGCTATGAGAGTTCTTACCCGCCTCAACGTGTTTGTCTACCGCGCCAGCAACGGGCGCCTGATGAACCGCTTTCCCGACGGAACACCGATCTGCCTGGTGACAATGACCGGGCGCAGGAGCGGCAGAAAGCGCATCGTCCCGCTGATCCACGTGCCCGACGGCGAACAGGTGATCCTGATCGCATCGCAGGGCGGCATGAGCACGAACCCGTCTTGGTATTACAACATCGCTGCGAACCCCGAACTCGGCATCACCGCCCGGGGCATCACCCGGCGCATGATCGCGCGCCAGGCAAGTGCCGAGGAAAAAGCCCGCGTGTGGCCCATCGCGGTCGGGGTATATCCCGGTTTCAACGATTACCAGGCACGCACCAGGCGCAATATCCCGGTGTTCATCTGCAGCCCGGCGAATTAA